In one Streptomyces sp. NBC_00597 genomic region, the following are encoded:
- the lexA gene encoding transcriptional repressor LexA: MTTTADSATITAQNRSQSRHEPVHPMNDASLNQEAEPARPARSLPGRPPGIRADSSGLTDRQRRVIEVIRDSVQRRGYPPSMREIGQAVGLSSTSSVAHQLMALERKGFLRRDPHRPRAYEVRGSDQPSSQPTDTTGKPAASYVPLVGRIAAGGPILAEESVEDVFPLPRQLVGDGELFVLKVVGDSMIEAAICDGDWVTVRRQPVAENGDIVAAMLDGEATVKRFKREDGHVWLLPHNAAYQPIPGDEATILGKVVAVLRRV; the protein is encoded by the coding sequence GTGACCACCACCGCAGACAGTGCCACCATCACTGCCCAGAACCGCTCCCAGAGCCGACACGAGCCGGTGCATCCCATGAACGACGCAAGTCTGAACCAGGAGGCGGAGCCCGCACGCCCCGCACGCTCGCTTCCAGGGCGACCTCCAGGCATCCGCGCCGACAGCTCCGGGCTCACGGACCGGCAGCGGAGGGTCATCGAGGTCATTCGCGACTCGGTGCAGCGGCGGGGCTACCCGCCGTCGATGCGGGAGATCGGCCAGGCGGTCGGCCTGTCCAGCACGTCGTCGGTCGCGCACCAGCTCATGGCCCTGGAGCGCAAGGGCTTCCTGCGCCGCGACCCGCACCGCCCCCGGGCGTACGAGGTACGCGGCTCCGACCAGCCCAGCTCGCAGCCGACGGACACCACCGGCAAGCCCGCCGCCTCGTACGTCCCCCTGGTCGGGCGGATCGCGGCCGGCGGCCCGATCCTCGCCGAGGAATCGGTGGAGGACGTGTTCCCGCTCCCCCGCCAGCTGGTCGGGGACGGCGAGCTCTTCGTCCTCAAGGTCGTAGGCGACTCGATGATCGAGGCCGCGATCTGCGACGGCGACTGGGTCACGGTCCGTCGCCAGCCGGTCGCGGAGAACGGCGACATCGTGGCCGCGATGCTGGACGGCGAGGCCACGGTCAAGCGCTTCAAGCGCGAGGACGGCCACGTCTGGCTGCTCCCGCACAACGCCGCCTACCAGCCGATCCCCGGCGACGAGGCGACCATCCTCGGCAAGGTCGTCGCCGTACTGCGCCGGGTCTGA
- the nrdR gene encoding transcriptional regulator NrdR has product MHCPFCRHPDSRVVDSRTTDDGTSIRRRRQCPDCSRRFTTVETASLMVIKRSGVTEPFSRTKVISGVRKACQGRPVTEDALAKLGQRVEEAVRATGSAELTTHDVGLAILGPLQELDLVAYLRFASVYKAFDTLEDFETAIAELRVPRPHPEECEPRGTGSVPVPASAAD; this is encoded by the coding sequence ATGCACTGCCCCTTCTGCAGGCACCCCGACAGCCGCGTCGTCGACAGCCGCACCACGGACGACGGCACGTCGATCCGTCGGCGCCGTCAGTGCCCCGACTGTTCCCGTCGCTTCACGACGGTGGAGACGGCCTCGCTGATGGTGATCAAGCGCAGCGGGGTGACCGAGCCCTTCAGTCGGACCAAGGTCATCTCCGGTGTGCGCAAGGCGTGCCAGGGGCGGCCGGTCACCGAGGACGCCCTCGCCAAGCTCGGCCAGCGGGTCGAGGAGGCGGTGCGCGCCACCGGGAGTGCCGAGCTGACCACCCACGACGTGGGTCTGGCCATACTCGGCCCGTTGCAGGAGCTCGATCTGGTCGCGTACCTCCGGTTCGCGTCCGTTTACAAGGCGTTCGACACGCTTGAAGACTTCGAGACCGCCATCGCGGAGCTCCGCGTGCCACGGCCTCACCCTGAAGAGTGCGAGCCCCGCGGGACCGGTTCGGTCCCCGTGCCCGCCTCCGCCGCCGACTGA
- a CDS encoding vitamin B12-dependent ribonucleotide reductase → MTETASGSARGSRAKGTKTAKSGLRIERIHTTPGVHPYDEVSWERRDVVMTNWRDGSVNFEQRGVEFPDFWSVNAVNIVTSKYFRGAVGTPQRETGLKQLIDRIVKTYTKAGEDFDYFASPADVEIFEHELTYALLHQIFSFNSPVWFNVGTPQPQQVSACFILAVDDSMESILDWYKEEGMIFKGGSGAGLNLSRIRSSKELLSSGGNASGPVSFMRGADASAGTIKSGGATRRAAKMVVLDVDHPDVEAFIETKVKEEEKIRALRDAGFDMDLGGDDITSVQYQNANNSVRVNDEFMTAVENGAEFGLRARMTGEVIEKVDAKALFRKLAEAAWACADPGIQYDGVINNWHTCPESGRITASNPCSEYMHLDNTSCNLASLNLMKFLNDDGNGNQSFDAERFAKVVELVITAMDISICFADFPTQKIGENTRAFRQLGIGYANLGALLMATGHAYDSDGGRTLAASITSLMTGTAYKRSAELAAIVGPYDGYARNAEAHKRVMKQHADANAVAPRTEDLDNSIWAAATEAWQDVLRLGEKNGFRNSQASVLAPTGTIGLAMSCDTTGVEPDLALVKFKKLVGGGSMQIVNGTVPQALRRLGYQEEQIEAIVAHIAEHGVVVDAPGLKTEHYSIFDCAMGERSISPMGHVRMMAAIQPWISGAISKTVNMPESATVEEIEEIYFEAWKMGVKALAIYRDNCKVGQPLSAKKKEEEKEEVTAKAEDTIRAAVEKVIEYRPVRKRLPKGRPGITTSFTVGGAEGYMTANSYPDDGLGEVFLKMSKQGSTLAGMMDAFSIAVSVGLQYGVPLETYVSKFTNMRFEPAGMTDDPDVRMAQSIVDYIFRRLALDFLPFETRSALGIHTAEERQRHLDTGSYEPLEEDLDTESLAQSAPLAAVPAAPKPAAVVEVQAPKTAHSNAELVEMQLGVSADAPLCFSCGTKMQRAGSCYICEGCGSTSGCS, encoded by the coding sequence ATGACAGAGACGGCGAGCGGCTCGGCACGAGGTTCCCGCGCCAAGGGGACCAAGACTGCCAAGAGCGGCCTTCGGATCGAGCGCATCCACACCACCCCCGGCGTGCACCCGTACGACGAGGTGAGCTGGGAGCGCCGTGACGTCGTCATGACCAACTGGCGCGACGGCTCGGTGAACTTCGAGCAGCGTGGCGTCGAGTTCCCCGACTTCTGGTCGGTGAACGCGGTCAACATCGTCACCAGCAAGTACTTTCGCGGCGCGGTTGGCACCCCGCAGCGCGAGACCGGCCTGAAGCAGCTCATCGACCGCATCGTGAAGACGTACACGAAGGCCGGTGAGGACTTCGACTACTTCGCGTCCCCCGCCGACGTGGAGATCTTCGAGCACGAGCTGACCTACGCCCTCCTGCACCAGATCTTCAGCTTCAACTCGCCGGTGTGGTTCAACGTCGGTACGCCCCAGCCGCAGCAGGTCTCCGCCTGCTTCATCCTGGCCGTCGACGACTCCATGGAGTCGATCCTCGACTGGTACAAGGAAGAGGGCATGATCTTCAAGGGCGGCTCCGGTGCCGGCCTGAACCTCTCCCGCATCCGCTCCTCCAAGGAGCTCCTCTCCTCCGGCGGCAACGCCTCCGGTCCGGTCTCCTTCATGCGCGGTGCCGACGCGTCCGCCGGAACGATCAAGTCGGGCGGCGCCACCCGCCGCGCGGCCAAGATGGTCGTCCTGGACGTGGACCACCCCGACGTCGAAGCCTTCATCGAGACCAAGGTGAAGGAAGAGGAGAAGATCCGCGCCCTGCGCGACGCGGGCTTCGACATGGACCTGGGCGGCGACGACATCACGTCCGTCCAGTACCAGAACGCCAACAACTCCGTCCGTGTGAACGACGAGTTCATGACGGCCGTCGAGAACGGCGCCGAGTTCGGCCTGCGTGCCCGTATGACCGGCGAGGTCATCGAGAAGGTCGACGCCAAGGCGCTCTTCCGCAAGCTGGCAGAGGCCGCGTGGGCCTGCGCCGACCCGGGCATCCAGTACGACGGTGTGATCAACAATTGGCACACCTGCCCCGAGTCCGGCCGCATCACCGCGTCGAACCCGTGCAGCGAGTACATGCACCTGGACAACACGTCCTGCAACCTCGCCTCGCTGAACCTGATGAAGTTCCTGAACGACGACGGCAACGGCAACCAGTCCTTCGACGCCGAGCGCTTCGCCAAGGTCGTCGAGCTCGTCATCACCGCGATGGACATCTCCATCTGCTTCGCGGACTTCCCGACGCAGAAGATCGGCGAGAACACCCGCGCCTTCCGCCAGCTGGGCATCGGCTACGCCAACCTCGGCGCCCTCCTGATGGCGACCGGCCACGCGTACGACTCGGACGGCGGCCGCACCCTCGCCGCGTCGATCACCTCGCTGATGACCGGCACCGCGTACAAGCGCTCCGCCGAGCTGGCCGCCATCGTCGGCCCGTACGACGGCTACGCCCGCAACGCCGAGGCGCACAAGCGCGTCATGAAGCAGCACGCCGACGCCAACGCCGTCGCGCCGCGCACCGAGGACCTGGACAACTCGATCTGGGCCGCGGCCACCGAGGCTTGGCAGGACGTCCTGCGCCTCGGCGAGAAGAACGGCTTCCGCAACTCCCAGGCCTCCGTCCTCGCGCCGACCGGCACTATCGGTCTCGCGATGTCCTGCGACACCACCGGTGTCGAGCCGGACCTGGCCCTGGTCAAGTTCAAGAAGCTCGTCGGCGGCGGCTCGATGCAGATCGTCAACGGCACCGTCCCGCAGGCCCTGCGCCGCCTGGGCTACCAGGAGGAGCAGATCGAGGCGATCGTCGCGCACATCGCCGAGCACGGCGTGGTCGTCGACGCCCCGGGCCTGAAGACCGAGCACTACTCGATCTTCGACTGCGCCATGGGCGAGCGCTCCATCTCCCCGATGGGCCACGTCCGGATGATGGCCGCGATCCAGCCCTGGATCTCCGGCGCGATCTCGAAGACGGTCAACATGCCGGAGTCGGCCACCGTCGAGGAGATCGAGGAGATCTACTTCGAGGCGTGGAAGATGGGCGTCAAGGCGCTCGCGATCTACCGCGACAACTGCAAGGTCGGCCAGCCCCTCTCCGCGAAGAAGAAGGAAGAGGAGAAGGAGGAGGTCACCGCCAAGGCGGAGGACACCATCCGCGCGGCGGTCGAGAAGGTCATCGAGTACCGTCCCGTCCGCAAGCGCCTCCCCAAGGGCCGCCCGGGCATCACCACCTCCTTCACGGTCGGCGGCGCCGAGGGCTACATGACCGCGAACTCGTACCCGGACGACGGTCTGGGCGAGGTCTTCCTGAAGATGTCCAAGCAGGGTTCGACCCTCGCGGGCATGATGGACGCCTTCTCGATCGCCGTCTCGGTCGGTCTGCAGTACGGCGTCCCGCTGGAGACGTACGTCTCGAAGTTCACGAACATGCGCTTCGAGCCGGCCGGTATGACGGACGACCCGGACGTGCGGATGGCGCAGTCGATCGTCGACTACATCTTCCGCCGCCTGGCGCTGGACTTCCTGCCCTTCGAGACCCGCTCGGCGCTCGGCATCCACACCGCCGAGGAGCGTCAGCGCCACCTGGACACCGGTTCGTACGAGCCGCTGGAGGAGGACCTCGACACGGAGTCCCTCGCCCAGTCGGCCCCGTTGGCCGCCGTCCCGGCAGCCCCGAAGCCGGCCGCGGTCGTCGAGGTCCAGGCCCCGAAGACGGCGCACTCGAACGCCGAACTCGTCGAGATGCAGCTCGGCGTCTCCGCCGACGCCCCGCTCTGCTTCTCGTGCGGTACGAAGATGCAGCGTGCAGGCTCCTGCTACATCTGCGAGGGCTGCGGCTCGACCAGCGGCTGCAGCTGA
- a CDS encoding arylamine N-acetyltransferase — MIGGDMWSGDELDLDAYLERIGYDGPVGNDGELRPDLGTLYAVHRAHTDAITFENLDVLLGRPVELGVKVLEDKLVHGRRGGYCYEQNSLLAAALERIGFEVSGRGARNRTRGDSLLPVTHAVLVVTVEGEPWLCDAGFGHQGPREPVPLARPGTEVVQGEWTYAVREEGEGVLVLCMLREGTWRDLYAFSPQRYHPVDYVLLNHYSSTHPRSAFVGQIVVQHPGAPARRALVGREFTRLHSDGRVERRSVAPGELLALLDREFGLRLSGRDAEELARINRAED, encoded by the coding sequence GTGATCGGGGGAGACATGTGGAGCGGTGACGAGCTGGATCTGGATGCCTATCTGGAACGGATCGGCTACGACGGACCCGTCGGGAACGACGGGGAACTCCGGCCGGACCTCGGGACGTTGTACGCAGTGCACCGGGCCCACACCGATGCGATCACCTTCGAGAACCTGGACGTGCTGCTCGGCCGCCCCGTCGAGCTCGGCGTCAAGGTCCTGGAGGACAAGCTCGTGCACGGCCGTCGTGGCGGCTACTGCTACGAACAGAACTCGCTGCTGGCCGCTGCCCTGGAGCGGATCGGCTTCGAGGTCTCCGGGCGCGGTGCCCGCAACCGGACCCGGGGTGACTCTCTGCTCCCGGTGACGCACGCCGTCCTCGTCGTCACCGTCGAGGGCGAACCCTGGCTGTGCGACGCCGGGTTCGGCCACCAGGGGCCGCGCGAGCCCGTCCCACTGGCGCGCCCCGGGACCGAAGTGGTGCAGGGGGAGTGGACGTACGCCGTTCGCGAGGAAGGCGAAGGCGTCCTCGTGCTGTGCATGCTGCGCGAGGGCACCTGGCGGGACCTGTACGCGTTCTCCCCGCAGCGCTACCACCCCGTCGACTACGTCCTGCTCAACCACTACAGCTCCACCCACCCCCGCTCCGCCTTCGTCGGGCAGATCGTCGTCCAGCACCCGGGCGCTCCCGCCCGCCGGGCGCTCGTGGGGCGGGAGTTCACCCGGCTGCACTCCGACGGGCGGGTCGAGCGGCGGTCCGTGGCCCCCGGCGAGCTGCTCGCGCTGCTCGACCGGGAGTTCGGGCTTCGGCTGTCCGGGCGGGATGCGGAGGAACTGGCGCGGATCAACCGCGCTGAGGACTGA
- a CDS encoding YdbC family protein produces MLVKWIRCTVTDRRGFERGQRKWAGLPGEPGFRGQGGGWSRGRQGVAHVFAFWESRSFYDSFMARSYDRLAASQAGTYTNARVTLFEHRFDVKTGFEPRFTDADVVRVAHTRVREGRVDHFALMQEKVWNPAMAGSPGMIRGLFGEAPGREFLVLSMWHAAAEHGKYRQERVERLSLRAQTEADVEALTGDVVDLESSWTV; encoded by the coding sequence GTGCTGGTCAAGTGGATTCGCTGCACGGTGACGGACCGACGCGGGTTCGAGCGCGGGCAGCGCAAATGGGCGGGGCTGCCCGGCGAACCGGGATTCCGGGGACAGGGCGGCGGCTGGAGCCGCGGGCGTCAGGGGGTCGCGCATGTCTTCGCGTTCTGGGAGAGCCGTTCCTTCTACGACTCCTTCATGGCCCGGTCGTACGACAGGCTGGCCGCGTCCCAGGCCGGTACCTACACCAATGCGCGGGTCACGCTCTTCGAGCACCGCTTCGACGTGAAGACCGGCTTCGAACCGCGCTTCACCGACGCGGACGTCGTGCGCGTGGCCCACACCCGGGTACGGGAGGGGCGCGTGGACCACTTCGCCCTCATGCAGGAGAAGGTGTGGAACCCCGCCATGGCGGGGTCACCCGGAATGATCCGGGGCCTCTTCGGAGAGGCCCCGGGACGGGAGTTCCTGGTGCTGTCGATGTGGCACGCCGCCGCGGAGCACGGCAAGTACCGCCAGGAGAGGGTCGAGCGGCTTTCGCTGCGCGCCCAGACCGAGGCCGACGTGGAAGCCCTCACCGGTGACGTCGTCGACCTCGAATCGTCCTGGACGGTATGA
- a CDS encoding histidine phosphatase family protein, whose amino-acid sequence MARPRRIVLVRHGESEGNADDTVYEREPDHALRLTGQGREQAAEAGVRLRELFGDEAISAYVSPYRRTLQTFRELRLEPGRVRMREEPRLREQDWGNWQDRDDVRLQKAYRDAYGHFFYRFAQGESGADVYDRVGSFLESLYRSFEAPDHPPNVLLVTHGLTMRLFCMRWFHWSVAEFEALSNPGNGEFRVLLLGPDGRYRMDRPFERWTTPEPYDLDG is encoded by the coding sequence ATGGCACGACCACGGCGCATCGTCCTTGTCCGGCACGGGGAATCGGAGGGCAATGCCGATGACACGGTGTACGAACGGGAGCCCGACCATGCCCTGAGGCTGACCGGTCAGGGGCGCGAACAGGCCGCGGAGGCCGGCGTGCGACTGCGCGAGCTCTTCGGGGACGAGGCGATCAGCGCGTACGTCTCCCCGTACCGCCGGACCCTCCAAACCTTCCGCGAGCTCCGGCTGGAGCCGGGGCGGGTGCGGATGCGCGAGGAGCCGAGGCTGCGCGAGCAGGACTGGGGGAACTGGCAGGACCGGGACGACGTACGACTGCAGAAGGCGTACCGCGACGCGTACGGGCACTTCTTCTACCGCTTCGCACAGGGCGAATCGGGCGCGGACGTGTACGACCGCGTCGGCTCCTTCCTGGAGAGCCTCTACCGCAGTTTCGAGGCCCCCGACCACCCGCCGAACGTGCTGCTCGTGACGCACGGGCTGACCATGCGGCTGTTCTGCATGCGCTGGTTCCACTGGTCGGTGGCCGAGTTCGAGGCCCTGTCCAATCCCGGGAACGGCGAATTCCGGGTCCTCCTGCTCGGCCCGGACGGTCGGTACCGGATGGACCGCCCGTTTGAGCGGTGGACCACACCCGAGCCTTATGACCTGGACGGCTAG
- a CDS encoding ADP-ribosylglycohydrolase family protein: MTADSSSEGRYARAMASLRGLALGDALGSQYFVPVNYPLLKRRELPVGTGTWQWTDDTEMACSVVAVLAEHGRIDQDALASSFAHHHDFDRGYGPAVNRMLRLVREGEDWRTLAAELFNGQGSWGNGAAMRIAPLGAWYADDPEQATHQAEISAYTTHQHREAVCGAMAVAAAAALAAAPAGPPKAADLLDGVIALVPRSAVGAGLRRARDMLDYGDATTVAAVLGCGRRTSAHDTVPFALWSAARSLDDYERAFWTTAQVGGDVDTTCAIVGGVLGARGDAVLPAAWLGRTEALPAWLPETAAH; the protein is encoded by the coding sequence ATGACCGCTGACTCCTCTTCCGAAGGGCGCTACGCACGCGCCATGGCCAGCCTGCGCGGGCTGGCTCTGGGTGACGCCCTGGGCTCCCAGTACTTCGTCCCCGTGAACTACCCCCTCCTCAAGCGCCGTGAACTGCCCGTGGGTACCGGGACCTGGCAGTGGACCGACGACACCGAGATGGCCTGCTCGGTCGTCGCCGTCCTCGCCGAGCACGGACGCATCGACCAGGACGCCCTGGCGAGCTCCTTCGCCCACCACCACGATTTCGACCGCGGCTACGGGCCGGCCGTGAACCGGATGCTCCGCCTCGTCCGGGAGGGCGAGGACTGGCGCACGCTGGCCGCCGAGCTGTTCAACGGGCAGGGCTCGTGGGGCAACGGCGCGGCCATGCGCATCGCACCCCTGGGTGCCTGGTACGCCGACGACCCCGAGCAGGCCACCCACCAGGCAGAGATCTCCGCCTACACCACCCACCAGCACCGCGAGGCGGTGTGCGGGGCGATGGCCGTCGCCGCGGCGGCCGCACTGGCAGCCGCCCCGGCCGGGCCGCCGAAGGCCGCTGACCTGCTGGACGGCGTGATCGCCCTGGTACCGCGCAGCGCCGTGGGTGCGGGGCTGCGGCGGGCGCGGGACATGCTGGACTACGGCGACGCGACCACCGTCGCGGCCGTGCTGGGCTGCGGGCGGCGCACCAGCGCCCACGACACCGTGCCGTTCGCCCTGTGGTCGGCGGCCCGGTCGCTGGACGACTACGAGCGGGCGTTCTGGACCACCGCGCAGGTGGGCGGCGACGTCGACACGACCTGCGCGATCGTCGGCGGGGTGCTGGGGGCACGCGGCGACGCGGTGCTGCCGGCCGCCTGGCTGGGCCGCACGGAGGCCCTGCCGGCCTGGCTGCCGGAGACGGCGGCGCACTAG
- a CDS encoding DUF4173 domain-containing protein, with product MSEHSGAVADGASGDASGSSTADPVRGGPGATADPPSAPASGATPTQPAAPPGPPTGPAAGHAGEPAPEPAAGHVVAPSGWDPKAWQTYQVRQQRAKSGAWSIAPLAWAEAARPARAAPVPTAVLLSAMAAGLVSALFLGDGLGPGLLLAVAPAVAAAYAAARAARRTARPWTVAWAIGCVALLAVPALRDAGWPSALALFAAVLLGALALHGSRTWPGVLLSPLGLVDATVLGVRWAWSGLRSRGSGVDRDRWLPVAKAALVAVVLLVLFGALFASADAAFADLLSGITPEVSVGDGPLRFLLFLFGACLALAAARTAAAPSRWDRIRLAPGKPRTRLEWALPLVVLNLLFAAFNAAQLAVLFGGYDAMLESTGLTHSEYARQGFWQLLWATVLTLAVIALALRRAPRAGAGDRRFVRVVLGALCALTLVVVASALRRMDLYVDEYGLTRLRVSVAAMELWLGLVIVLIMAAGVFGTRRLPRAVAGSAAAAVLAFGLLSPDGMVAEKNVARFQQTGKIDPAYFQSLSADAVPALDRLPEPRRSCALRGINNELSRGGRLPWYAMSLGEYRARQILRERPVTVSYEVCRDLGTFAARTG from the coding sequence ATGTCAGAGCACTCCGGCGCAGTGGCCGACGGTGCGAGCGGGGACGCGAGCGGCAGCTCGACCGCCGATCCGGTGAGGGGCGGGCCCGGCGCAACCGCCGATCCGCCGTCAGCCCCGGCGTCGGGGGCCACCCCCACACAGCCGGCAGCGCCGCCCGGGCCGCCCACCGGCCCTGCCGCGGGCCACGCTGGCGAGCCTGCTCCCGAGCCCGCCGCTGGGCACGTCGTGGCGCCGAGCGGCTGGGATCCCAAGGCGTGGCAGACCTACCAAGTCCGGCAGCAGCGGGCGAAGTCCGGAGCCTGGTCCATCGCGCCGCTCGCGTGGGCCGAAGCAGCGCGCCCCGCCCGGGCCGCACCCGTACCCACTGCCGTCCTGCTCTCCGCCATGGCCGCCGGCCTCGTCTCGGCCCTGTTCCTCGGCGACGGCCTCGGCCCCGGCCTGCTGCTCGCCGTCGCGCCCGCCGTCGCCGCCGCGTACGCCGCCGCCCGCGCGGCCCGGCGTACCGCCCGCCCCTGGACCGTGGCCTGGGCGATCGGCTGCGTCGCGCTGCTCGCCGTGCCCGCGCTGCGCGACGCCGGCTGGCCGTCCGCCCTCGCGCTGTTCGCAGCCGTCCTGCTCGGCGCGCTGGCCCTGCACGGCAGCCGCACCTGGCCCGGCGTACTGCTCAGCCCCCTCGGCCTCGTCGACGCCACCGTGCTCGGGGTCCGCTGGGCCTGGAGCGGGCTGCGCTCGCGTGGCAGCGGGGTCGACCGGGACCGCTGGCTGCCGGTGGCGAAGGCCGCCCTGGTGGCCGTCGTCCTGCTGGTGTTGTTCGGCGCCCTCTTCGCCTCCGCCGACGCCGCCTTCGCGGACCTGCTGAGCGGGATCACTCCCGAGGTGTCCGTCGGCGACGGGCCGCTGCGCTTCCTGCTCTTCCTGTTCGGAGCGTGCCTCGCGCTCGCCGCCGCCCGCACCGCCGCCGCGCCCTCGCGTTGGGACCGCATCCGGCTGGCGCCCGGGAAGCCGCGCACCCGCCTCGAATGGGCGCTTCCGCTCGTCGTGCTCAACCTCCTCTTCGCCGCCTTCAACGCCGCCCAGTTGGCCGTGCTGTTCGGTGGCTACGACGCGATGCTGGAGAGCACCGGGCTCACCCACTCCGAGTACGCACGCCAGGGCTTCTGGCAGCTGCTCTGGGCCACCGTGCTCACCCTCGCCGTGATCGCGCTCGCCCTGCGCCGGGCCCCGCGCGCCGGGGCCGGCGACCGGCGGTTCGTCCGCGTCGTCCTGGGTGCGCTGTGCGCGCTGACCCTGGTCGTCGTCGCCTCCGCGCTGCGTCGGATGGATCTGTACGTGGACGAGTACGGGCTGACCCGGCTGCGCGTGTCGGTGGCAGCGATGGAGCTCTGGCTCGGACTGGTCATCGTACTGATCATGGCTGCCGGGGTGTTCGGCACGCGCCGGCTGCCACGCGCCGTCGCCGGGAGCGCGGCCGCCGCCGTCCTGGCCTTCGGGTTGCTGTCTCCGGACGGGATGGTCGCCGAGAAGAACGTCGCGCGCTTCCAGCAGACCGGCAAGATCGACCCGGCCTACTTCCAGTCCCTGTCGGCGGACGCCGTGCCCGCACTGGACCGGCTGCCCGAACCCCGCCGCTCGTGCGCCCTGCGCGGGATCAACAACGAGCTGTCCAGGGGCGGGCGGCTCCCGTGGTACGCGATGAGCCTCGGCGAGTACCGGGCCCGACAGATCCTCCGTGAGCGCCCGGTCACGGTCTCGTACGAGGTCTGCCGCGACCTCGGGACCTTCGCCGCCCGCACCGGGTAG
- a CDS encoding MFS transporter: MGGSTVKGSQLATPRIPGAARREGRPGVALTVIAACQLMVVLDATIVNIALPHIQTALSFSTTDLSWVISAYTLAFGGLLLLGGRAGDILGRRRVFLTGILLFTLASLLGGFAQEPWQLLAARALQGVGGAIASPTSLALITTTFDEGPERNRAFGVFAAVSAGGGAIGLLAGGMLTEWLDWRWVLFVNVPIGLLIAVLTPLYITESERHPGRFDVAGALASTGGMASLVYGFIRASEDGWRDGLTLASFVAAVVLLALFVAVESRAHEPIIPLRMFADRNRAGTYMIMLGLAAAMFGMFFFIVQFVQNVLDFSPIRSGLGFLPVTVAIITAAGISQRFLPRFGPKPFMVTGAALTGTGLAWLTFIRTDSSYVSGVLGPMLLFGFGMGLNFVTLTLTAVSGVARREAGAASGLLNASQQVGGSLGLSILVTVFGTASRNEGAQQIPDFMARADPGQVAAFKQTGRLPDPWGDLVLTQGMSTAFTAAVAMAGLSLATALLVIRVRKSDLEALNGAAAQAGPAT, translated from the coding sequence ATGGGGGGTTCCACGGTGAAAGGTTCGCAACTCGCCACGCCCCGGATACCGGGCGCGGCCCGCCGGGAAGGGCGCCCCGGCGTGGCACTCACGGTCATCGCCGCCTGTCAGCTGATGGTCGTCCTCGACGCCACGATCGTGAACATCGCACTCCCGCACATCCAGACCGCCCTCTCCTTCTCCACGACAGACCTGTCCTGGGTGATCAGCGCGTACACCCTGGCCTTCGGCGGGCTCCTGCTGCTCGGCGGCCGGGCCGGCGACATCCTCGGCCGGCGCCGCGTGTTCCTGACGGGCATCCTGCTGTTCACCCTGGCCTCCCTGCTCGGCGGTTTCGCCCAGGAGCCCTGGCAGCTGCTGGCCGCCCGTGCCCTCCAGGGGGTCGGCGGCGCGATCGCCTCGCCGACCTCCCTGGCCCTGATCACCACGACCTTCGACGAAGGCCCCGAGCGCAACCGCGCGTTCGGAGTGTTCGCAGCCGTGTCCGCCGGCGGCGGCGCGATCGGCCTGCTGGCCGGCGGCATGCTGACCGAATGGCTGGACTGGCGCTGGGTCCTCTTCGTCAACGTGCCGATCGGGCTCCTGATCGCCGTGCTCACCCCGCTCTACATCACCGAGTCCGAGCGCCACCCGGGCCGCTTCGACGTCGCTGGAGCCCTCGCCTCCACGGGCGGCATGGCCTCGCTCGTCTACGGGTTCATCCGAGCCTCCGAGGACGGCTGGCGCGACGGGCTCACCCTCGCCTCCTTCGTCGCGGCCGTCGTCCTCCTCGCGCTCTTCGTGGCCGTCGAGTCTCGGGCCCACGAGCCGATCATCCCGCTGCGGATGTTCGCCGACCGGAACCGCGCCGGCACCTACATGATCATGCTGGGCCTCGCCGCCGCGATGTTCGGCATGTTCTTCTTCATCGTCCAGTTCGTGCAGAACGTACTCGACTTCTCCCCGATCCGGTCCGGGCTCGGCTTCCTGCCCGTGACCGTCGCGATCATCACCGCCGCCGGCATCTCGCAACGTTTCCTGCCGCGCTTCGGCCCCAAACCGTTCATGGTCACGGGGGCCGCGCTCACCGGCACCGGACTCGCCTGGCTGACGTTCATCCGCACCGACAGCTCGTACGTCTCCGGGGTCCTCGGACCGATGCTGCTCTTCGGCTTCGGCATGGGGCTGAACTTCGTGACCCTCACGCTCACCGCCGTCTCCGGGGTCGCGCGGCGGGAGGCGGGCGCGGCGTCCGGACTGCTCAACGCCAGCCAGCAGGTCGGCGGCTCCCTCGGCCTGTCGATCCTGGTCACCGTCTTCGGCACGGCCAGCCGGAACGAGGGCGCCCAGCAGATCCCTGACTTCATGGCCCGCGCGGACCCCGGTCAGGTGGCGGCGTTCAAGCAGACGGGGCGACTGCCCGATCCGTGGGGCGACCTCGTCCTCACCCAGGGCATGTCCACCGCGTTCACCGCGGCCGTCGCCATGGCGGGGCTCTCGCTGGCCACCGCGCTGCTGGTGATCCGGGTGCGCAAGAGCGACCTGGAGGCCCTCAACGGCGCCGCCGCGCAGGCGGGTCCGGCGACCTGA